From Coffea arabica cultivar ET-39 chromosome 2e, Coffea Arabica ET-39 HiFi, whole genome shotgun sequence, the proteins below share one genomic window:
- the LOC113729314 gene encoding uncharacterized protein, whose amino-acid sequence MSNSNACLTSSVIARHIVRSIEDDPGFKVKNIVSHVKEVLKVDVSYKKAWYGRRKAIELIFGSWDANFAELPKYVDAFMQSNQGSVIRWLHHSDSTDRVKTFKYVFWAFGPAIDAFHMCRPVICVDGTHLRGEYKGKLLVAVTQDANNKIIPLAYAIVDEETISSWSWFMEQLRYNVARDRYPICVISDRHNGIIHAMTHYDYWQEPLAFHRFCLRHVRSNLMAHFKGLHLRRLCWAMGKARQLRKWRAFKRELRNMFPNAWTYLSNIGAEKWCLTHDDENRWGILTTNISESYNNVLREARHLPIRACIDMTFHRTVELFKRRKEDARHCCNPFPPKIWQRFKNSDLKAGIHRVVEFDG is encoded by the coding sequence ATGAGTAATAGCAATGCTTGTCTTACATCTTCGGTTATTGCTAGACACATAGTTCGTAGCATTGAAGATGATCCTGGCTTTAAAGTAAAGAATATAGTAAGCCATGTTAAGGAAGTTTTGAAGGTGGATGTCTCTTATAAAAAGGCTTGGTACGGCAGACGCAAAGCTATTGAACTTATATTCGGTTCTTGGGATGCTAATTTTGCTGAACTACCGAAATATGTTGATGCATTTATGCAGTCAAATCAGGGATCTGTGATCAGGTGGTTGCACCATTCTGATAGTACGGATCGTGTGAAGACATTTAAGTATGTCTTCTGGGCTTTTGGACCGGCTATTGATGCATTTCACATGTGTCGACCGGTTATATGTGTTGATGGCACTCATTTGCGGGGCGAATATAAAGGCAAACTACTTGTTGCAGTTACGCAAGATGCCAACAACAAGATTATTCCGCTAGCCTATGCCATTGTCGACGAAGAAACTATTTCTAGTTGGTCTTGGTTCATGGAACAACTAAGATACAATGTGGCCCGTGATCGGTATCCTATTTGTGTCATTTCGGATCGGCATAATGGTATCATCCATGCCATGACACATTATGACTATTGGCAAGAACCTTTGGCCTTTCATAGATTTTGCCTACGACACGTTAGGAGTAACCTAATGGCTCACTTCAAAGGCTTGCACCTTAGAAGGTTATGTTGGGCAATGGGAAAAGCCAGACAATTGCGCAAGTGGCGGGCATTCAAACGAGAATTGAGGAACATGTTTCCAAATGCATGGACTTATCTGTCTAACATTGGAGCTGAGAAGTGGTGTCTAACACATGACGATGAGAACCGTTGGGGTATTCTCACAACCAACATTTCCGAAAGTTATAATAATGTACTTAGAGAAGCACGTCATTTGCCTATCCGGGCTTGTATTGATATGACATTTCATCGGACAGTTGAGttgtttaaaagaagaaaagaggatgCTAGACATTGCTGTAATCCATTTCCTCCAAAGATATGGCAGCGGTTTAAGAATTCGGACCTGAAAGCGGGAATCCACAGGGTTGTTGAGTTCGATGGCTAA